The proteins below come from a single Phocoena sinus isolate mPhoSin1 chromosome 2, mPhoSin1.pri, whole genome shotgun sequence genomic window:
- the TSSK4 gene encoding testis-specific serine/threonine-protein kinase 4: protein MGKGDTLGAPSTSAYHSVMEEYGYEVGKVIGNGSYGTVYEAYYTKQKVMVAVKIISKKKASEDYLNKFLPREIQVMKVLRHKYLINFYQAIETTSRVYVILELVQGGDVLEWIQHYGACSEPLAGKWFSQMTLGIAYLHSKGIVHRPLLTPSLSAAGRDLKLENLLLDKRKNVKISDFGFAKMVPSSQSVRSSPSYRQGNCFSHLSQTYCGSFAYACPEVLLGLPYNPFLSDIWSMGVILYTLVVARLPFDDTNLKKLLRQTQEEVTFPPNYAISQECKNLVLQTLCQATKRATILDIIKDPWVLKFQPEQPTHEIRLLEAMCQPPSTNRHQSLEIST from the exons ATGGGGAAGGGAGACACCTTGGGAGCACCATCCACCTCGGCCTACCACTCTGTCATGGAGGAATATGGTTACGAAGTGGGCAAAGTCATTGGCAATGGCTCCTACGGGACGGTGTATGAGGCTTACTACACAAAGCAGAAAGTCATGGTGGCTGTCAAGATCATCTCAAAGAAGAAGGCCTCTGAGGACTATCTTAACAAGTTCTTGCCCCGTGAGATACAG GTAATGAAGGTCCTGCGGCACAAGTATCTCATCAACTTCTATCAGGCCATCGAGACCACATCCCGAGTGTACGTTATTCTGGAGCTGGTGCAGGGTGGTGACGTCCTTGAGTGGATCCAGCACTATGGGGCCTGCTCTGAGCCCCTTGCTGGCAAGTGGTTCTCCCAGATGACCCTGGGCATCGCCTACCTGCACAGCAAGGGCATCGTGCACCG CCCTCTCCTGACCCCCAGCCTTTCTGCTGCTGGTAGGGACTTAAAGTTGGAGAACCTGTTGCTGGACAAGCGGAAGAACGTGAAGATATCGGATTTTGGCTTCGCCAAGATGGTGCCTTCTAGCCAGTCTGTGCGGAGTAGCCCTTCCTACCGCCAAGGCAACTGCTTTAGCCACCTCAGCCAGACCTACTGTGGCAGCTTTGCTTATGCCTGTCCGGAGGTCTTGCTAGGCCTGCCCTACAACCCTTTCCTGTCTGACATCTGGAGCATGGGCGTCATCCTCTACACGCTAGTGGTTGCCCGTCTGCCCTTCGATGACACAAATCTCAAGAAACTGCTGAGACAGACTCAGGAGGAGGTCACTTTTCCACCTAACTATGCCATCTCCCAGGAGTGCAAG AACCTGGTCCTCCAGACACTATGCCAAGCCACCAAGCGTGCCACCATCCTGGACATCATCAAGGATCCCTGGGTGCTCAAGTTCCAGCCTGAGCAACCCACCCATGAGATCAGGCTGCTTGAGGCCATGTGCCAGCCCCCCAGCACCAATCGTCACCAATCCTTGGAAATCAGTACCTGA
- the CHMP4A gene encoding charged multivesicular body protein 4a translates to MSGLGRLFGREKKERGPTPEEAIQKLKETEKILIKKQEFLEQKIEQELQTAKKHGTKNKRAALQALRRKKRLEQQLAQTDGTLSTLEFQREAIENATTNAEVLRTMELAAQGMKKAYQDMDIDKVDELMADITEQQELAQQISDAISRPVGFGDDVDEDELLEELEELEQEELARELLHVDDKEEEPPVTLPSVPSTHLPAGPAPKTDEDEEALKQLAEWVS, encoded by the exons AGAAGAAGGAGAGGGGGCCAACCCCTGAAGAGGCAATACAGAAACTGAAGGAGACGGAGAAGATATTGATCAAGAAACAGGAATTTCTGGAGCAGAAGATTGAACAGGAGCTACAAACTGCCAAGAAGCATGGGACGAAGAATAAGAGAG CCGCCCTACAGGCTTTGCGGAGGAAGAAAAGGTTGGAACAGCAGCTGGCACAAACGGACGGGACATTATCCACCCTGGAGTTTCAGCGTGAGGCCATTGAGAATGCCACCACCAATGCAGAAGTTCTTCGTACCATGGAGCTTGCTGCCCAAGGCATGAAGAAGGCCTACCAGGACAT GGACATTGACAAGGTGGATGAACTGATGGCTGACATCACAGAACAACAGGAGCTGGCCCAGCAGATCTCAGATGCCATTTCTCGACCCGTGGGATTTGGAGATGATGTGGATGAG GATGAACTGTTGGAGGAGCTagaggagctggagcaggaggaatTGGCCCGAGAATTGTTACATGTGGACGACAAGGAGGAGGAACCCCCAGTCACACTGCCCAGTGTACCGTCTACACATCTTCCTGCAGGGCCAG CTCCCAAAACGGATGAAGATGAAGAAGCACTAAAGCAGTTGGCTGAGTGGGTGTCCTGA